The DNA window CCAAGGCACCCTGCAGTATTGTAAGGAGAGTTGTCTCTCTTGTTTTGTATCCTCAGAGTAGCCTCCTTTTTTGCAATGACCTGTGTTTCCCTGAAAGACTCTGTTGCTGACTGGGCCATTCTAAGATAGTCTTTCAATTTCTCAGGTTTTATGAGATCTTCTTTGTCACTTTGTATTTCACTCTTTAGCTCATGCTTGATCACTTGTGCAGATGTGTCATAAATGTAGGAGTTATCCTTCGAAAGCTCTTTGGCATTTTTTGCCCAATCCTTTGCCTCTCTGAAATCCCTTTTTTTCAGATATTGGTATCTGGCAAGAAGCTGAAAGATAATAGCATCTTTTTCAAACCGCTTGGCTGCGttgaataacacattttcttcaaCACCTGGTGTTTCCTTTGAAATATCCTGGATGAGTGGTGAGAACTGGGAATCTTCACCCTTGACCAAGTGTTGTCTTTTGACTAACATGGTGTGAACATCTTTTTTGAGTTTGTCCCTGCCTTGTATGCACTCGTAAAACTTCTCTGTGGTTAGCAGTAAATCAGTAATCTCAGCTTTGGTTACACTGTATGTGCTTGTAAGCTCCCGCAAGCAATGCTCAGCCATGCTTGAGTGAATCATTCTGACAGCCTCGAATACAACGGTGCCCTCCTCTGTGCAACACGTCACTAACGTGGAAAATTTCCCAAATCCAGCCTTAACATCAGAGGATCCACAATGTGGCTTTGCCTGGAGGTCAAGGAACTCCtcacagagagagacggagagggtTGCACCTTTGCAGTAGACATTTAACAGGGCCAAAACAGCAATGAGCTGTGCCTGTTTGTGACGTATACTGAAGCTCTTAAGGGTGTTGCGAGCCACACCCTGTATATATTCAGGGGCAAAGTTTTTCTTCATGATCATGAAAGCATAGAATGTGTCTGCATTTTTGTAGGTCTTCTCAATCTCCTCCAGTTTTTTCTCAAACTGCCTCTGCTCCATTTCAGAGAGGTTATTTCCAATGAACACGGCATCTTCAGTTGATTCAGCCTTTTCCCAAAATTCAGTCATCATGCAGTTTAGTAGAATGACCTGTGGCGACTTCGATCCAATTTTCCTCTTGACACATTCTTTCTCAATGAGCATTTGCAAATCATATGTATCCTCCATCTCCTCAAAGTCATCTAGCATCAGCAACACAGGAATCCGGGACGACTGCTCAGTTGTTTCATACATAAGTAAATTAACCACTTGCTCTGCAACAACTGCATGATCTGCAGTTCTGTCCTTTAGAACAGCACAACGGTACTTGTCTTTCAGCGTCCATAGTACATGCATGCCAAGTgtcgttccaccacatcctgtAAGATGGAAAAGGTTGAAGGACACACAAGCCTTTCTCAAAGAATTCAACAGAGGTAGGATGGTGTCCACGATGAAGTCAAACTTGTCCCGTTTGATGAATGGCATGGATCCTGGCTGTTCAGAAAAATAAAAGTTCCACCACGAGACTTTTCCTCCTTTGTAGAACGTCTCCTCTATGAGGGATTTGTCTTCATTACCTCCCTCACACTGGTtcacacacagaacattcaGGGTGTCCAGGCTGGTCTCCACTTTCTTTTTGAGCATCACTTTGCTGCCTCCGCCACAGGGTAAGAAGCGGCTGGATTTACGGTTGTCTGACAACAGGCTGAGGATGGTGCCATTAACCTCAGCAAAGCTAAGCTCATAGATCGACCTTTTCTTAATGTCTAATCCATAGCGGGTTTCAATCAAGTCCTTCCAACAGGTGAATGCATCTTCATTTTCACAAATGCAAAGGATTTGCTCTGTTCCTCTGAGCTCCTGCCAGAATATGCTGAAAGTCTCAAGCAGAGGGTCCATTTTCTCACTTACAGTAGAGAGCAATAAGAAAACAACCAAGAATCTTGTGTGTGGAAGCACATCTTTCCGACACAGGAATGAAATAACATCTCGTACAGACGCTCCCTTCTCTATCAACCAGTCATCTACCTCAGAGGGCATCTCTCTTTCAATACCCCCATTGCAGAGGATCCAGCTGATGTTTCGAGTCAGTTTTAGCTTACAAGCTATATCCTCAACAGCCtctgtgattttatattttactgGCAAGTGGACATTTATGGTACTCTTATCTTCAAAATGCTTTTTCAATCCACTTTTTGTCGTCTCTGGGTCAAAGTCCAAGACAGCAGTTGGGTTGAGTTCAAGAAGAAATTCCAGGGATTCCAACTGAACTAAATGTGATTTGTTGGTCACTATCACATACCTCTCATAGTTGGACTTATCTAAGGATTGGGATCCGCCCGTTATCATTTCGCTTAGTCTGGATCCCTGGACACTACTTTTAACTACACGAAGGTGCTTTTCCTCTGCTTGTTTTCTTAACAGTGACAACTGAGACACACTGTCAAGAAATCGATTGTATTCTTCTAACGGCTTGGCAAAAGTAGTGGGTGCAAGTAGATCCCTGCTGCTACTGTGGTCACGAATGAAGAGCCttttcatttcttctttttctgtttctttgctTTTGACTTTCTTCTTTGATTTCCTGGTATCTAAACTGAAAATGTGATAGATGTTCTCTTTACAGATTTCAGACTCTGGCACGATGTCCACCTCTATCACAAACTTCTCTGTTGATGTCATGTCAGGATTGAGAACCTCAACAAACCGAGGTGGCTTGATGCACATCTTGGCCGCCGGGATATGTTTGTGCTCAAAATGACCCTCAATGGCTTGTGGCAGTGCAGTGACGTATGCCTCTTtgtcttggacactcactcCCAAAACTTGACCATGGATAAATTCTGGCTTGTCACCCACTCCAAAATGTATGGTGCCATTTGTACGGCTATTCATGCAGGCTGCAGCAAATCTAATAACCTCGTCAGTAaactttttcattttgttctctGCAGTGGCTTCTGATGTATTGATGTATCCTTTATATTCATGACAGGGTTCGATATAATCAGATGCACCTGATTCTGTTACATCAAGAACGCTGTTCACCTTGTATCTGCAGGCATCATGGTGTCGATGAAAAGGGTAGGGCTTGCAGGGTCTCCCAGACTGATTTGATGTTGGGTTAATCAACTGCTCTTTCTTAAGTTTCAAAAGTTCATCCCTCTTGTGAATAATCAATTTTGCCGGCCCCAGTGTGACACCCACCTCTAGTAAATCGGATTTCTCTAAAAGTAAAAGACTGGGGCCATTAATGTTCTGCTGAAGAAGGATGTCTGCACATTCACCTTCTACACAAGCCATATTCAGAGCCCAGTGTTTCACATGATGTTTACTCCAATCCCTGATCTCAGTTGGCAGGTAAGTTGAATTTTCATCCCCTTcattctgaaataaaacaagttaTTTCAGACAATGTATTATTCACAATGTAGCAGATGTGACATTAAACACTGAGATAATTACTAAAATACTAATGTAAGGCACCACCAGAAGTAAAACCTTACCAATGTGTAAACTGTATAATAAACCAAACCTAACATGAGGTGGACAGTCACAGATTTGCAGATTAACTTGTTTAATACCTCCATTTGGCCTCGGTCAGCCATGATGAAATTCTTTAGATACTTGTAACTGAAGTTAATTCTTAGTCAAACCTATGGAAAAATGGGCATAA is part of the Esox lucius isolate fEsoLuc1 chromosome 16, fEsoLuc1.pri, whole genome shotgun sequence genome and encodes:
- the LOC114828665 gene encoding sterile alpha motif domain-containing protein 9-like encodes the protein MADRGQMENEGDENSTYLPTEIRDWSKHHVKHWALNMACVEGECADILLQQNINGPSLLLLEKSDLLEVGVTLGPAKLIIHKRDELLKLKKEQLINPTSNQSGRPCKPYPFHRHHDACRYKVNSVLDVTESGASDYIEPCHEYKGYINTSEATAENKMKKFTDEVIRFAAACMNSRTNGTIHFGVGDKPEFIHGQVLGVSVQDKEAYVTALPQAIEGHFEHKHIPAAKMCIKPPRFVEVLNPDMTSTEKFVIEVDIVPESEICKENIYHIFSLDTRKSKKKVKSKETEKEEMKRLFIRDHSSSRDLLAPTTFAKPLEEYNRFLDSVSQLSLLRKQAEEKHLRVVKSSVQGSRLSEMITGGSQSLDKSNYERYVIVTNKSHLVQLESLEFLLELNPTAVLDFDPETTKSGLKKHFEDKSTINVHLPVKYKITEAVEDIACKLKLTRNISWILCNGGIEREMPSEVDDWLIEKGASVRDVISFLCRKDVLPHTRFLVVFLLLSTVSEKMDPLLETFSIFWQELRGTEQILCICENEDAFTCWKDLIETRYGLDIKKRSIYELSFAEVNGTILSLLSDNRKSSRFLPCGGGSKVMLKKKVETSLDTLNVLCVNQCEGGNEDKSLIEETFYKGGKVSWWNFYFSEQPGSMPFIKRDKFDFIVDTILPLLNSLRKACVSFNLFHLTGCGGTTLGMHVLWTLKDKYRCAVLKDRTADHAVVAEQVVNLLMYETTEQSSRIPVLLMLDDFEEMEDTYDLQMLIEKECVKRKIGSKSPQVILLNCMMTEFWEKAESTEDAVFIGNNLSEMEQRQFEKKLEEIEKTYKNADTFYAFMIMKKNFAPEYIQGVARNTLKSFSIRHKQAQLIAVLALLNVYCKGATLSVSLCEEFLDLQAKPHCGSSDVKAGFGKFSTLVTCCTEEGTVVFEAVRMIHSSMAEHCLRELTSTYSVTKAEITDLLLTTEKFYECIQGRDKLKKDVHTMLVKRQHLVKGEDSQFSPLIQDISKETPGVEENVLFNAAKRFEKDAIIFQLLARYQYLKKRDFREAKDWAKNAKELSKDNSYIYDTSAQVIKHELKSEIQSDKEDLIKPEKLKDYLRMAQSATESFRETQVIAKKEATLRIQNKRDNSPYNTAGCLGEIQVAVIIIEILEKIPVFSSGNVRHDILSEVLSGRTTIQKVKMNDSKVSKHASYYHILQEFDELLHSLRYNMKKHFDFLDNFHVNLSHRFTLKDSREERTQQELFRCFQRYSELFCKMDSTELMKNKNLSIKLQIHKGRQFLEMKKADTHSGILNCLSNGTPADIMVEVVRKYAFILSHTPESDRSVRDKVNLIYANVVLSCVKPESQHLRPYKLLIDLLCKVLQGQIPYGESLALYFIAVAMMWPTEIVMSQPVESQKVAIYVSQMRTSFWNEMKSVFNGKSPVVHFFLGKKQGYAHLVHLREIERCVSSKENFASLWQNGKIWKHERVKELLCRVTGEVQRKYILVDTRNVGSKIELIPMNKSQLCGKLEGAKVSFVIGFSMKGPLAFDIY